The stretch of DNA TTCACACGTGTCTATCGGATAAAGAATAAACCATatgcatttgatttttttttttggggggggggctTACAATATGTCACCCTCTTCTCTTTCCTTTTAAGGAAATTAAACTATCTATACTCTAAATTCGAAATAAATGCTATTCAACGTTTTGAATCAGATAGGAATATATCAAAGGATATCCATAATACAACATAGAATTGAGTTAATGATAACCAATTGGAGCGGGTGCCTCTCTCAATTCCTTTCCCTGAAATTGAATATCCTGcatatacccaaaaaaaaaaattagcatatTAAGATCGGTTAGACTTGTAAGGATTGAGTCTTTGGACAAAGTATTTAGTAATTCAAGTTAGCTCATGAATTCAAGCTTATGGATTAGGTCAAAAATGGGTCATGTcttaatggttaaatttattattgcaccgagtatttaataattaaagcttGGCTCAGATTGAATTCAAGCCTATGGTCATGTATTGACTTGATTTAAAAATCGAGCTACTATCTCGATCTGAAAGGTTAAGACTTACCAGGATCAAAGTTTAGATAAAGCCTTTAGTAATTTAAGCTTGGCTCATACTGTTTTCAATCTTATAAGCTAAGGAAAAAAAGGGATCCTGTCTTAATTTGATCTAAAGGCTCCGCTACTAGCTTAACTTGAAAGGCTAAACTGGCTGGGATTGACAAAACACTTTGTAACTCAAAGTTGGTTCAGACCGAATTTAGAAGGGTCACATTCCAAATTGATCTACTATTGAAAGACAATAACTTGGCAATGTTAAAATGTATGGCTATACAGAAACtattaaaagaagaaaatgagCATGGGAAGTGGAAGAGATGAGTGAGACTTACAGAAGCGAAATGATTAATATCCCTATGATGAGCTTCATCAGCGCGAATCACGGTTATAACATCCTTGAGTCTGGCATCTTTAGGCAATCTCCAGTAATCTATGGCAATGGCAGGGGCTGGAACATTTTCTGTTTCACCACTTTCGATTGATTCCAAATACTCGGTGTAGGAGAAAACTGCTTCCTCTTCCAAATACCCAACAAATCTATGCGCCAATTTTGGGGAGCTCAGATAAAGAACAAAGAAGCCATTAAAGAACACTCCCTGCACAGCTAGAACAAGTAGCCTTTCGTACCACTTGGGTTTCACAAGCTCCACAATTGTCATCAAATGCATCCTCTCATTCTCTGCTTCTTCAAGTAAGGCTTTAATCCATCCACCACTTTGCTGGAACTTACGGAGAGACTTGAGATGGAGAAGCATCCCGCCGACCATGCCGGGGACTGCCGCCACTGTTTCCAGCATCATTGCATGACAGCCATAACGTCTCTGCATTTCAAATGAACCACAAAGGAACGTCAATGCCTTGAATATAAATATGAATGTATAAACTTTTAAGTAATTGTGTTAGACATTCGTGTCCGAGATATATACTGGCATGGGTATTGATTAATAACCCTCAAGGACAATGATCTTTTAAAGATATTCAACATACTCATGTCAGGACATAAGATGCTAAAATAGTTGCACATAAAATATAAGCTTTTAACTACGAAGACTACAAAAGAGCCACTAAGGATCTGCAATGTCTTGAAGTGCACATCTGTGTATGACACATATCAAGACATAGGTAGGAGTATATACCACTCCAAAGATAGTATCTTCAATGCCTTGTAACCAAAGATACTCATATCGGGCATATAAGAGGTTAAAAGAGTTGCACATCGAAGAGTAAGCTTTTAACTAAGAAGTCTACAAAAGACCCACGATGTGTAATGCCTTGAGGTGCACTGTACACGTCCATGTATGATACATATCAAGGCATGGGTACGAATATATATCACTCCAAAGATAGTCTATAAAtgtagaaaaaattttaaaatattaaatatacacACATCTGACACATACTTATAACTGACACCCACATTTGAATATGGGTAAATTTGTATATCATacaatagaaaagaaaataattatatagaAACAAAGCAATTTTGTCTTCTAAATGTGTAAAAAAGACTTGAGAATCTTTAAACATACCAAGACACTTTGGGATCTAAATAACTGATGGCACAGGTATATAAATGTCAAATGTGATAAAATTAATGAAGAGTTCAGTCTAAATCTAAAAGCTATTGACATATTAAGAACATAATAAAATACAGTCAAACAAATTATGGAATGCTGTAATTATGGAACAGAGAAAGTAAAACACAACAAACCTGGAAGAACAGATCCACAGGAATTCGAAGGAGTTTGACTGTTCTGTAAGCTAAATTATCCAGGAAGTTCTTTGGCACATGGTGCTTTTTCAAATCAATTGAAACATCTGCCTTGTACGTTTCCCATGGCTGCATCATAGAGGATAAACAAACAGTGCAAAATTAGATCATCAAACTGAACGATTGATCGAAAATTTTCTAATATATTACAAAGTTGTGAGATAAatctttatttaaaaattgaagtAACGGTAAAAACcgatttattcattttaataatttaaattcccagctaaagagaaaaaagagaagtcgcactttttctaaaaaaaaattgacattcAAACACGAAGATTGATCAACAGTAACAAGTCAACAATATAGCAGCTTCatcttaaaagaaaaacatagcAGCTTAGAATATAGGTGGAAACGAAGAgaaaaatgaatattatatagATGTGTGCGTGTGTGTGTATTACTGCCAAAATTGAACCAAATAACTAACTCTTAAGTGAAGGAATAAAGTAAGTTCAACGAAAGATGAAATGGTACCATGAAA from Gossypium hirsutum isolate 1008001.06 chromosome D04, Gossypium_hirsutum_v2.1, whole genome shotgun sequence encodes:
- the LOC121215954 gene encoding ubiquinol oxidase, mitochondrial; amino-acid sequence: MNRFVLRSVKQCLVYGQRYYGSGGGLVYGSSVVGRSVHLSGQRNGVMFGGFEWRRMMSSAPASMEKAPSEKKEQEKEETKGKDIVASSYWGISRPTITREDGTVWPWNCFMPWETYKADVSIDLKKHHVPKNFLDNLAYRTVKLLRIPVDLFFQRRYGCHAMMLETVAAVPGMVGGMLLHLKSLRKFQQSGGWIKALLEEAENERMHLMTIVELVKPKWYERLLVLAVQGVFFNGFFVLYLSSPKLAHRFVGYLEEEAVFSYTEYLESIESGETENVPAPAIAIDYWRLPKDARLKDVITVIRADEAHHRDINHFASDIQFQGKELREAPAPIGYH